One window of Cohnella hashimotonis genomic DNA carries:
- a CDS encoding response regulator, whose protein sequence is MYKLLIVDDEPSIVEGLAQMIASRDLPLKEIRFAYSAVEAQQLMIRSSYDIVLADIRMPRISGLDWIESVKKAGWLCKVIFLTGYSDFEYTKRALQLGVSDYLLKPADDDEVIASLRKAIGELDRRLDEMMSIEKAKQKLQLSNSELKNQIILDYLNHPRSQTGEALQATIRLLDIPFDGERPVDLILMRIDDWGHRFTVNDGSLIRFAVMNMAEELVNHAFAAAAFRMDQRMSGMLLQSAEAPGGENARIAYIMESVQNTIFRLLGVSISIVFRSVDLPWGDLGTYFRLMRDDLDRRQSRGLLIDLADGQEGGQAGGADTGASVLVEQLKSYISGHLSEDLSLDQLSRHFYVNPTYLSRLFKKRTNEVLSLYITKEKMNAARRLLLQDGMKISEAARQVGYNNSNYFAKVFRNTFGMSPQEYKARMFL, encoded by the coding sequence AGATTCGCTTTGCATACTCTGCCGTCGAGGCTCAACAACTGATGATTCGCTCCTCGTACGACATCGTGCTGGCCGATATTCGCATGCCCCGGATTAGCGGACTAGACTGGATCGAGTCGGTGAAAAAAGCGGGCTGGCTGTGCAAGGTCATTTTCCTGACGGGATATTCGGACTTCGAATATACAAAGCGGGCGCTGCAGCTGGGCGTCAGCGATTACTTGCTCAAGCCGGCGGACGACGACGAAGTGATCGCCAGCTTGCGCAAGGCGATCGGCGAGCTCGATCGGAGATTGGACGAGATGATGTCCATCGAGAAAGCCAAACAGAAGCTGCAGCTGTCCAACAGCGAGTTAAAAAACCAGATTATACTGGACTATCTGAATCACCCCAGGAGCCAGACCGGGGAAGCGCTGCAAGCCACCATCCGGCTGCTGGACATCCCCTTCGACGGAGAGCGCCCTGTAGATTTAATCTTGATGCGTATTGACGATTGGGGTCACAGATTCACTGTGAACGACGGTTCGTTGATCCGGTTTGCCGTCATGAACATGGCGGAGGAGCTGGTCAATCATGCCTTCGCGGCGGCTGCCTTTCGAATGGATCAGCGGATGTCGGGCATGCTGCTCCAATCGGCAGAAGCGCCAGGCGGGGAGAATGCGCGAATCGCGTATATCATGGAAAGCGTGCAAAACACGATTTTTCGGCTGCTCGGCGTTTCGATCTCGATCGTCTTTCGATCCGTCGATTTGCCTTGGGGAGACCTGGGGACGTATTTTCGCTTAATGAGGGATGATTTGGACAGGCGACAGAGCAGAGGCTTGTTGATCGACCTCGCGGACGGACAGGAAGGCGGTCAGGCCGGCGGTGCCGATACGGGCGCATCCGTTTTGGTCGAACAGTTAAAAAGCTATATTTCCGGTCATCTTAGCGAGGATCTGTCGCTGGATCAGCTATCCCGCCATTTTTACGTCAATCCGACTTATTTATCCCGATTGTTTAAGAAACGGACGAACGAGGTGCTCAGTCTGTACATCACCAAGGAAAAAATGAATGCCGCGCGCCGCTTGCTGCTCCAGGACGGGATGAAAATCAGCGAAGCGGCCAGGCAGGTAGGCTACAACAATTCGAATTACTTTGCCAAAGTATTTCGCAATACGTTCGGCATGTCTCCGCAGGAGTACAAGGCGCGGATGTTTTTATAA